TCGCGCGACGCTCCGACAGGCTCTGGTTGTACGCGTCCTTGCCGACCGAGTCGGTGTAACCGGCGACAGTCGCGCGCACGTTCGGATAACGCTGCAGGGTATCGATGGCCTGGTCGAGCACGGCCAGCGAATCCTTCGTCGGTTCGGCCAGCGCCTTCGAGATGTCCTTCTCGCCCTTCTTCGGACGGTCGAACTTGAAGTTGACGCCACGCAGGTCGATCACGACCTTCTGCGGGCAGCCATCCGGACCGACGATCGTGCCTTCCGGCAGATCCGGGCACTTGTTGTCGCACAGGTTCACGCCATTGCGGAACTGCTTGGAGCAGTCCGGCGGCGGCGGTGCAACTGGCGCGGCCGGCGCGGCCGGCGGCGCACCGATGCGCGACACGATGCTGAAGCCCAGGAACCAGTCGCCGTAACCGCTCTTGTTGGGCTGGCTCTTGTCGTCCCAGTCGTAACGGTAGCCACCTTCGACGCGGACGTCGGAGCTGTCGGTGATGGTCTTGGACACACCCACGCCCACTTCGGCGGCCGGATCGAAGCCGTGATCGAAGTTGTTGAGGTGCTGGCTGCCCATCACGCCGCCCAACAGGTACGGGCGCCATGCAGTCCAGTCGAGGAAGTAGTAGCGCGCGGCTACACCGTACACGTTGTTGGACCAGCGACCGCCACCGGCCGCATTGTCAACGGTGCGCTTGGTGCGGTCACCGAAGAAGTCCAGCGAAAAGTTGGGCGAGAAGAAACGACCGAAGCCGATGCCGTAATAGAACTGGCGGCTGTTGGTGTTGCGGTCGGTATCGTTGTAGTAGCCACCGACGGTCGGTGCGATGTACCAGCGATCGTCGTAGGTCGGCGTTGTGGTCGGAGCGGAGCTGCCAGCGGCGGTATTGTCCTGCGCGTGAACGGCGCCTACGCCGCCCAGGGCGAGGGCAATCAGGATGTACAAGCCCTTACG
This genomic interval from Dyella japonica A8 contains the following:
- a CDS encoding OmpA family protein — encoded protein: MKRKGLYILIALALGGVGAVHAQDNTAAGSSAPTTTPTYDDRWYIAPTVGGYYNDTDRNTNSRQFYYGIGFGRFFSPNFSLDFFGDRTKRTVDNAAGGGRWSNNVYGVAARYYFLDWTAWRPYLLGGVMGSQHLNNFDHGFDPAAEVGVGVSKTITDSSDVRVEGGYRYDWDDKSQPNKSGYGDWFLGFSIVSRIGAPPAAPAAPVAPPPPDCSKQFRNGVNLCDNKCPDLPEGTIVGPDGCPQKVVIDLRGVNFKFDRPKKGEKDISKALAEPTKDSLAVLDQAIDTLQRYPNVRATVAGYTDSVGKDAYNQSLSERRAKIVYDYLTAHGIAATRLDGPIGHGKNDPIDSNDTDAGRARNRRTELQVQQ